A stretch of Mauremys reevesii isolate NIE-2019 linkage group 25, ASM1616193v1, whole genome shotgun sequence DNA encodes these proteins:
- the NABP2 gene encoding SOSS complex subunit B1 encodes MTTETFVKDIKPGLKNLNLIFIVLETGRVTKTKDGHEVRTCKVADKTGSINISVWDDVGNLIQPGDIIRLTKGYASVFKGCLTLYTGRGGDLQKIGEFCMIYSEVPNFSEPNPEYVTQPSQSKAAQNDNATPAAPQTTPGPAASAPAADNQNGNGLSAPGPGALPHPPNVPSHPTSGRITRSQPNHQGAGSAGSSSSSSPISNGKETRRSSKR; translated from the exons ATGACGACTGAAACCTTTGTAAAGGACATTAAACCTGGCTTGAAAAACTTGAACCTTATTTTTATTGTACTGGAAACAG GTCGGGTGACCAAGACAAAGGACGGCCACGAGGTGCGGACGTGCAAAGTAGCCGACAAAACGGGCAGCATCAACATCTCGGTGTGGGACGACGTAGGGAACCTCATTCAGCCGGGGGACATCATCCGATTGACCAAAGG CTACGCGTCAGTTTTCAAAGGCTGCCTGACGCTCTACACGGGCCGCGGAGGAGACCTGCAGAAAATCGGAGA GTTCTGCATGATTTACTCCGAGGTCCCGAACTTCAGCGAACCCAACCCGGAGTACGTGACCCAGCCGTCCCAGAGCAAAGCC GCCCAGAATGACAACGcaacccctgctgctccccagacTACCCCGGGCCCCGCCGCATCGGCCCCAG CTGCCGATAACCAGAACGGCAACGGGCTGAGTGCCCCAGGCCCCGgcgccctcccccacccgccaaatgtcccatcccaccccaccagcGGCCGGATCACCAGGAGCCAGCCGAACCACCAGGGCGCGGGCTCGGCCGGGTCCAGCTCATCCTCCAGCCCCATCAGCAACGGCAAAGAGACCCGGCGAAGCAGCAAGAGATAA